In Arthrobacter sp. B3I4, the following proteins share a genomic window:
- a CDS encoding winged helix-turn-helix domain-containing protein yields MPASLSLKQARRIALAAQGLDKVRPAAPVSARAVGRTFARLQLVQIDSVNVLARSHYLPFFSRLGNYDRSILHRMAGTRPRRMMEYWAHEASFIRPEHFRDLVIWQNRSWVGAHAMDPQFRSEVAQRVLQALADGPPLTAGELTVRLGHVEERARDNWGWNWNAVKRVLEHLFEEGLVSAASRTDSFERRYTLTARVLPPTAAPGLATGAGLAGGAGLPAGAGAAEPDAAAAMVRLIDAAALAHGIGTVRCFADYFRSPLRAAAAAVEQLVGTGRLEPVTVAGWNRPLYRHVEARLPRTASGRALLSPFDSLVFERRRLEELFGFHYRLEIYTPEAKRRYGYYVLPFLLRDGIVARVDLKADRAAGSLLVRSSHAEPGAPADTAVELAEELQLMAEWLELDRIAVAPVGALAAALAQAVDGLHPL; encoded by the coding sequence GTGCCCGCATCGCTGAGCCTCAAGCAGGCGCGGCGGATTGCACTGGCAGCCCAAGGATTGGATAAGGTCCGGCCCGCCGCACCCGTGAGCGCACGGGCGGTGGGCCGGACCTTTGCCCGCCTCCAGCTAGTCCAGATCGATTCCGTGAACGTGCTTGCGCGCAGCCACTACCTGCCGTTCTTCTCCAGGCTCGGTAACTACGACCGTTCCATCCTGCACCGGATGGCGGGCACCCGTCCGCGCCGGATGATGGAGTACTGGGCGCATGAGGCCAGCTTCATCCGTCCCGAGCATTTCCGTGACCTCGTGATCTGGCAGAACCGCAGCTGGGTCGGCGCGCACGCCATGGATCCGCAGTTCCGGTCCGAGGTGGCTCAGCGCGTGCTGCAGGCGCTCGCCGACGGACCGCCCTTAACGGCAGGCGAACTCACTGTCCGTCTGGGCCACGTTGAGGAACGGGCCAGGGACAACTGGGGATGGAACTGGAACGCCGTCAAGCGCGTCCTTGAGCACCTGTTCGAAGAGGGGCTGGTCTCCGCCGCCTCCCGGACCGATTCCTTTGAACGCCGCTACACGCTGACCGCGAGGGTCCTTCCGCCGACCGCTGCGCCTGGTCTTGCAACCGGCGCCGGTCTTGCAGGGGGCGCCGGTCTTCCAGCCGGCGCCGGCGCGGCGGAGCCTGACGCCGCAGCCGCCATGGTCCGGCTGATCGACGCCGCTGCGCTGGCCCACGGCATCGGCACGGTGCGGTGTTTCGCCGACTACTTCCGGAGTCCGCTGCGCGCCGCCGCCGCTGCCGTGGAGCAGCTCGTCGGCACCGGTCGGCTGGAACCGGTGACCGTTGCCGGCTGGAACCGGCCGCTGTACCGGCACGTCGAGGCGAGGCTGCCGCGGACTGCCAGCGGCCGGGCGCTGCTGAGCCCCTTCGATTCACTGGTGTTCGAGCGCCGCCGGCTGGAGGAACTGTTCGGCTTCCATTACCGGCTGGAGATCTACACTCCGGAAGCCAAGCGCCGCTACGGCTACTACGTGCTGCCCTTCCTGCTGCGCGACGGGATCGTTGCCCGGGTGGATCTGAAAGCGGACCGGGCAGCGGGCAGCCTGCTGGTTCGGAGCAGCCACGCAGAGCCCGGCGCGCCGGCGGATACCGCCGTCGAACTCGCCGAGGAACTGCAGCTCATGGCAGAGTGGTTGGAGCTTGACCGGATCGCTGTCGCCCCCGTCGGGGCCCTGGCGGCGGCGCTTGCGCAGGCAGTGGACGGCCTGCATCCGCTCTGA